From Daucus carota subsp. sativus chromosome 6, DH1 v3.0, whole genome shotgun sequence, the proteins below share one genomic window:
- the LOC108225682 gene encoding squalene synthase 2-like encodes MFCPEEIWSKYVNKLEDFLSEGNSVKAVQFVNEMVTDALRHVEDSLEFSSRIQDPGLFRFHALPRILSMASVTSCYNNVEVFRKDMRENLGVRTKLLHNTRSMADVYSFYYNISCTLQSKVDNDDPHATETKSILESIKQKCTESENVLYI; translated from the exons ATGTTTTGCCCTGAAGAAATTTGGAGTAAATACGTCAATAAACTGGAG GACTTCTTGTCTGAAGGAAATTCAGTGAAGGCAGTGCAGTTTGTTAATGAAATGGTTACAGATGCACTACGCCATGTCGAAGATTCTCTTGAATTCTCCTCAAGAATTCAAGATCCTGGTCTTTTCCGATTTCATGCACTCCCCCGG ATTCTTTCTATGGCAAGTGTTACTTCATGTTATAACAACGTTGAAGTATTCCGAAAGGACATGAGAGAAAATCTAG GTGTTAGGACAAAACTATTGCACAATACAAGATCAATGGCAGATGTTTATAGCTTTTACTATAATATTTCTTGCACTCTGCAGTCTAAG GTGGACAATGATGACCCTCATGCAACAGAAACTAAGAGCATACTTGAATCAATCAAGCAAAAATGCACGGAATCTGAAAATGTACTCTATATATAG
- the LOC108224766 gene encoding uncharacterized protein LOC108224766 isoform X2, translated as MYKNMTTLSSPLSRCCYPLQPSSLLLHRWNGGFNSASAKIRHLFSINIGFVSRRTLLCAVSKDAEESFKKTVEVDHLIDMLRDADEKELQKLVVENVLAFNEGFWIRLAARSDTCKSEDDKKDYEELASSVMSIVELIVHKTKEKIESATDILKDILRPAVDEEEEICWPPRDPDVLIRMEKEINRRELEGQLDEGFLAEVSAQLRQAKEDGDKPGLEAMLQKVLQLYASRVLSKRSYAKKGSEVILPEQFLETIITENIIKDLCKLELLS; from the exons atgtataaaaatatgactACCCTTTCATCCCCTCTTTCTCGTTGCTGCTATCCTCTCCAG CCATCATCATTGTTGCTCCACAGATGGAATGGGGGGTTTAATTCTGCTTCTGCTAAGATTCGCCACTTGTTTTCGATTAATATTGGATTTGTGAGCAG GAGAACTTTACTGTGTGCAGTCAGCAAAGATGCTGAAGAATCGTTTAAGAAGACAGTTGAAGTGGACCATCTCATCGATATGCTAAGGGATGCCGATGAAAAAGAA CTTCAGAAGCTTGTTGTAGAAAATGTCCTTGCTTTCAACGAGGGCTTTTGGATAAGACTTGCAGCTAGAAGTGATACGTGCAAATCTGAAGATGACAAG AAGGATTACGAGGAATTGGCTTCGTCAGTAATGAGCATTGTAGAACTCATTGTTCACAAGACAAAg GAAAAAATAGAATCAGCAACAGATATTCTTAAAGATATCTTACGACCTGCAGTTGATGAGGAGGAAGAGATTTGTTGGCCTCCTAGGGATCCAGACGTTCTCATTCGGATGGAgaaa GAGATAAACCGGAGGGAATTAGAAGGCCAACTTGATGAAGGATTCCTGGCAGAAGTTAGTGCACAACTTCGGCAG GCAAAAGAAGATGGGGACAAACCAGGGCTTGAAGCCATGTTACAAAAAGTATTGCAACTCTATGCTTCCAGGGTCCTCTCCAAACGTAGTTATGCCAAAAAAG GGTCTGAAGTTATTTTACCCGAGCAATTTCTTGAGACTATAATCACAG AAAATATTATCAAAGACTTATGCAAACTTGAATTACTCTCATGA
- the LOC108224766 gene encoding uncharacterized protein LOC108224766 isoform X1, with translation MYKNMTTLSSPLSRCCYPLQPSSLLLHRWNGGFNSASAKIRHLFSINIGFVSRRTLLCAVSKDAEESFKKTVEVDHLIDMLRDADEKELQKLVVENVLAFNEGFWIRLAARSDTCKSEDDKKDYEELASSVMSIVELIVHKTKEKIESATDILKDILRPAVDEEEEICWPPRDPDVLIRMEKEINRRELEGQLDEGFLAEVSAQLRQAKEDGDKPGLEAMLQKVLQLYASRVLSKRSYAKKGSEVILPEQFLETIITAPEQEWNKLLLDGLTIGKGKVTPEELFAVINKRMERTLIRTEGGSYAQRILSEYLKGIQSRSEEIIQVLKGEKQS, from the exons atgtataaaaatatgactACCCTTTCATCCCCTCTTTCTCGTTGCTGCTATCCTCTCCAG CCATCATCATTGTTGCTCCACAGATGGAATGGGGGGTTTAATTCTGCTTCTGCTAAGATTCGCCACTTGTTTTCGATTAATATTGGATTTGTGAGCAG GAGAACTTTACTGTGTGCAGTCAGCAAAGATGCTGAAGAATCGTTTAAGAAGACAGTTGAAGTGGACCATCTCATCGATATGCTAAGGGATGCCGATGAAAAAGAA CTTCAGAAGCTTGTTGTAGAAAATGTCCTTGCTTTCAACGAGGGCTTTTGGATAAGACTTGCAGCTAGAAGTGATACGTGCAAATCTGAAGATGACAAG AAGGATTACGAGGAATTGGCTTCGTCAGTAATGAGCATTGTAGAACTCATTGTTCACAAGACAAAg GAAAAAATAGAATCAGCAACAGATATTCTTAAAGATATCTTACGACCTGCAGTTGATGAGGAGGAAGAGATTTGTTGGCCTCCTAGGGATCCAGACGTTCTCATTCGGATGGAgaaa GAGATAAACCGGAGGGAATTAGAAGGCCAACTTGATGAAGGATTCCTGGCAGAAGTTAGTGCACAACTTCGGCAG GCAAAAGAAGATGGGGACAAACCAGGGCTTGAAGCCATGTTACAAAAAGTATTGCAACTCTATGCTTCCAGGGTCCTCTCCAAACGTAGTTATGCCAAAAAAG GGTCTGAAGTTATTTTACCCGAGCAATTTCTTGAGACTATAATCACAG CTCCTGAACAAGAATGGAATAAGCTGTTGCTTGATGGACTAACTATTGGTAAAGGGAAAGTTACACCTGAAGAGTTGTTTGCTGTCATTAACAAACGAATGGAGCGGACTCTAATTCGAACA GAGGGAGGTTCCTATGCACAGCGTATTCTTAGCGAATATTTAAAAGGCATTCAGTCAAGATCAGAGGAGATCATTCAAGTACTCAAAGGTGAGAAACAGTCTTAG
- the LOC108225683 gene encoding benzyl alcohol O-benzoyltransferase-like, which translates to MHICRVKTARNQLSKPTVSNIFLRFSWIVLGMSTSACYNVKRRSPELITPAKPTPYEYKLLSDIDDQQGLRLHLPVIQFYAKKESMMTKDVDPVDVIRVALAKTLVFYYPFAGRLREGAGGKLMVECNGEGVMFVEADADVALDHFGNPVMPPFPCSEQLLFDVPGSSGILHCPLLLTQVTRFKCGGFTLAVRLNHTMCDMGGFAQFMTALSDIARGADAPSVPPVWQRELLNARDSLRVTYTHHEYDEVISDQGPIIPPEILKTLEYRYIFFGPDEIRALRRFLPSNFTKCSTFEVVTASLWRCRTIALQIDPEEDVRLVCLVNARAAFDPPLPDGYYGNTCAFPVAIAKAKTIISHNSLEYAVKLIRKAKAEVTEEYMRSVADLMVMKNRPHFTTHNTFVVSSLTRTRYEDVHFGWGEAVYSGLLPGMASFYVPFKNKKGENGILVPICLPNFVINTFSRELDSMLQNNDEFVTQPTLPYIKSAL; encoded by the exons ATGCATATATGCAGAGTAAAGACAGCAAGAAACCAATTAAGTAAGCCTACTGTCTCCAAtatttttttgagattttcttggATTGTATTAGGCATGTCAACCTCAGCATGTTACAACGTGAAAAGGCGATCACCGGAGTTGATAACTCCGGCAAAACCGACTCCTTACGAGTACAAACTTCTTTCAGATATTGATGATCAACAGGGTCTTCGGCTCCACCTCCCCGTTATACAGTTTTATGCTAAAAAGGAGTCGATGATGACAAAGGATGTTGACCCTGTCGATGTCATAAGGGTTGCATTAGCTAAAACGCTTGTGTTTTATTATCCCTTTGCTGGGAGACTCCGAGAAGGGGCTGGCGGGAAGCTTATGGTTGAATGCAATGGCGAAGGAGTTATGTTTGTTGAGGCTGATGCGGATGTTGCACTTGACCACTTTGGGAATCCTGTTATGCCCCCCTTTCCTTGTTCTGAACAACTGCTTTTTGATGTTCCGGGCTCTAGTGGGATTCTTCATTGTCCTTTATTACTCACGCAG GTGACTCGTTTCAAATGTGGAGGATTTACACTTGCTGTGCGGCTAAATCACACCATGTGTGATATGGGAGGATTTGCACAATTCATGACTGCTTTAAGTGATATAGCCAGAGGCGCGGATGCCCCGTCTGTGCCACCAGTATGGCAAAGGGAGCTGCTCAATGCCAGGGACTCCCTTCGAGTCACGTACACACACCACGAATACGATGAAGTGATCAGTGACCAGGGGCCAATAATTCCCCCTGAAATACTAAAAACATTAGAATACCGTTACATTTTCTTCGGCCCTGATGAAATTCGTGCACTGCGACGCTTTCTTCCATCTAATTTCACCAAGTGTTCAACTTTTGAAGTTGTGACTGCTAGCCTTTGGCGATGTCGCACTATTGCTCTCCAAATTGATCCTGAGGAGGATGTGCGCCTCGTATGTCTTGTTAATGCACGCGCGGCATTTGATCCTCCTCTGCCAGATGGATACTATGGAAACACATGCGCATTTCCAGTAGCCATCGCAAAGGCTAAAACTATAATTTCTCATAATTCACTAGAGTATGCGGTGAAACTTATTAGAAAAGCCAAGGCTGAGGTTACGGAAGAGTATATGAGATCGGTAGCCGATCTAATGGTCATGAAAAATCGGCCTCATTTCACAACCCATAATACATTTGTCGTGTCGAGTTTGACGCGTACCAGATATGAAGATGTGCATTTTGGTTGGGGTGAAGCTGTTTATTCAGGTCTTCTTCCTGGAATGGCAAGTTTTTATGTACCTTTCAAGAACAAAAAGGGTGAGAATGGAATATTGGTGCCTATTTGCCTGCCCAATTTTGTCATCAACACATTTTCGAGGGAGCTTGATAGCATGTTACAAAACAATGATGAATTTGTCACACAACCAACTTTACCATATATCAAGTCAGCTCTTTGA
- the LOC108225684 gene encoding putative HVA22-like protein g: MLGYFLSTVLLMAFGYVYPAYQCYKEMEKNVVSKEQILFWCRYWILVAVLIVIESFADVIVSWLPLYGESKLAFVIYLWHPKTQGANYVYSVMLRPIVTQHEKEIDRTIMELWCRGKDIAVQFMRNGAYYGQTRIFEVLRYVSTQAAAAPAPAAAAEKEKETGKAK, encoded by the exons ATGTTGGGATATTTCCTTTCAACTGTCCTTCT GATGGCTTTTGGGTATGTTTACCCAGCATATCAATGCTACAAGGAGATGGAGAAAAATGTAGTAAGTAAGGAGCAAATCTTGTTTTGGTGCCGCTATTG GATTTTGGTGGCAGTTCTCATCGTCATCGAGAGCTTTGCGGATGTGATTGTATCATG GTTGCCTTTGTATGGTGAATCTAAGCTTGCATTTGTTATCTACCTTTGGCATCCCAAAACACAA GGGGCAAATTATGTGTACAGTGTTATGCTTCGGCCTATTGTAACGCAACACGAGAAGGAAATCGACAGAACAATAATGGAATTATGGTGTAGAGGTAAGGACATAGCCGTTCAGTTTATGCGAAACGGTGCATATTATGGCCAAACAAGAATTTTCGAGGTTCTGCGATATGTTTCTACTCAAGCTGCGGCAGCTCCCGCCCCAGCTGCAGCAGccgaaaaagaaaaagaaacggGAAAGGCAAAGTAA
- the LOC108227467 gene encoding pentatricopeptide repeat-containing protein MRL1, chloroplastic isoform X1 produces the protein MMIFSPKSQTLSLLSSSNSAFTSPCSLRRQFVGSGHIFRPPGNLCYRKKWKKKKRIGFDIDASRGRLVVVKASISSQSIVVLIAVVAVSAITAAYLNYRQRKPKQHELPGPVDDQNTVHDKEDNAELASSSHSRTAILSSLPVLQAQSNAHPVDLDLEEEEIVVKQNAQESKSSSDLALSETVSQLDAALVLPNHTEIKVDQVDKLRHEIESSAATVSLNCVVSGVVELDKPNDETIDEARVDKYAGNGDSVRRELHTFYEANQSHVPPGENSDSVKPVHSHASSSETYSIYPLNRSYINGAKFSTLDILPTSGNHEGRPHLGFSAEVSFRKSKGSGKRHEFFSQNEREMIDQNGHRSSLISSYIKEKHINERRSRSERSTAYRRLLKEGRLVDCLELLEDMEKQNLLDMDKIYHAGFFRNCKTQRAVKEAFRFTKLIPNPTLSTFNMLLSVCASSQHLEGAFQVMQLVQEAELKADCKLYTTLISTCAKCGKVDSMFKVFHEMVNAGVEPNVHTYGALIDGCAKVGMVAKAFGAYGIMRSKNVKPDRVVFNALISACGQSGAVDRAFDVLAEMRAETIPVDPDHVTVGALIKACANAGQVVRAQEVYNMISKYNIRGTPELYTIAINSSSLTGDWEFACNVYNDMREKGVIPDEMFISAFIDVAGHSNKLESAFEILQKAKSDGMNVGIISYSSLMGACSNAKNWQMALELHEEIKDMNIKPTISTMNALITALCDGDQLQKALEVLSDMKKVGLCPNTITYSILLVACEKNDDLEVGLMLLSQAKKDGIAPNLVMCRCLIALCLRRFEKSCTLGEDVLSLNSGRPQIDSKWTSIVLRVYREAIIAGVVPTTEEFSQVLGCLRLPHDSSLRARLIENLGVIDSTSNNSNLCSLLDGFGEYDPRAFSLLEEAASLGILPSVSFKDIPIVVDVRNLQIHSAEVFLLTVLKSLKHRLAAGVKLPNIIILLPIDKIQVQSSKGDKMINLAGRTSRAVAALLRRLAIPYIGNESFGKIRINGVVVKKWLQPKLTSPFRGKLSNLNSSQSHLGRNISLQQRNIRIGNLSLE, from the exons atgatgattttctCTCCAAAATCTCAAACCCTATCTCTTCTCTCATCTTCTAATTCAGCTTTTACATCTCCTTGCTCTCTCCGCCGTCAATTTGTCGGCTCCGGCCACATATTCCGACCTCCGGGCAACCTCTGCTACCGGAAAAaatggaagaagaagaagaggataGGCTTTGACATTGACGCTTCCCGAGGCAGACTAGTCGTTGTCAAAGCTTCTATAAGTTCGCAATCCATCGTTGTGTTGATTGCAGTTGTTGCTGTTTCCGCCATTACTGCTGCTTATCTTAATTACCGTCAACGAAAGCCTAAACAGCACGag TTGCCTGGACCCGTAGATGATCAAAACACTGTCCATGACAAGGAAGATAATGCAGAGCTTGCGTCGTCGAGCCATTCTCGAACTGCAATTTTGTCTTCTCTACCTGTTCTGCAGGCCCAATCTAATGCTCACCCTGTCGACTTGGACTTGGAAGAGGAAGAAATCGTTGTGAAACAAAATGCTCAGGAAAGTAAATCCAGCTCTGACTTGGCCTTGTCAGAGACGGTTTCTCAACTAGATGCTGCACTTGTTCTACCTAATCATACGGAGATAAAGGTGGACCAAGTCGACAAACTGCGTCATGAAATTGAATCAAGTGCTGCAACAGTTTCTCTAAATTGTGTAGTTAGTGGAGTGGTTGAACTTGATAAACCAAATGATGAAACTATTGACGAAGCGCGTGTTGATAAATATGCTGGAAATGGAGATTCTGTCCGTCGAGAGCTCCACACATTTTATGAGGCTAATCAGTCTCATGTGCCACCCGGGGAAAATTCTGATAGTGTAAAGCCAGTGCATTCTCATGCTTCCTCTAGCGAAACTTATAGCATATATCCACTGAATAGGAGTTATATAAACGGAGCAAAATTTTCAACTCTGGACATTCTTCCTACTTCAG GGAATCATGAAGGAAGGCCTCATCTTGGATTTTCCGCAGAGGTTTCATTTCGAAAAAGCAAAGGCTCAGGAAAAAGACACGAGTTTTTCAGTCAAAATGAGAGAGAGATGATAGATCAGAATGGTCACAGAAGTTCATTAATCTCCTCTTACATAAAGGAAAAACACATCAACGAGAGACGTTCTCGTTCTGAAAGATCCACTGCTTACAGGCGCCTTCTGAAAGAAGGGAG GTTAGTGGACTGCTTAGAATTGCTTGAAGATATGGAAAAACAAAACTTGCTAGATATGGATAAG ATATATCATGCAGGATTCTTCCGGAACTGCAAAACACAAAGAGCTGTCAAAGAGGCTTTTCGTTTCACAAAGCTTATCCCTAATCCAACCTTAAGTACATTTAACATGCTTTTGTCTGTTTGTGCAAGTTCTCAACATCTTGAGG GAGCTTTTCAAGTAATGCAACTTGTTCAGGAGGCTGAACTGAAAGCTGACTGCAAACTTTACACTACTCTTATATCAACTTGTGCAAAATGCGGAAAAGTTGATTCAATGTTTAAG GTTTTCCATGAAATGGTTAATGCTGGAGTGGAACCCAACGTCCATACATATGGTGCTCTAATTGACGGCTGTGCTAAAGTTGGGATGGTTGCCAAGGCATTTGGTGCTTATGGCATAATGAGATCTAAA AATGTGAAACCAGACCGAGTTGTATTCAATGCACTTATCTCAGCATGTGGTCAGTCTGGGGCGGTGGATCGTGCGTTTGATGTACTAGCAGAAATGAGAGCCGAGACCATTCCAGTTGATCCTGACCATGTTACTGTTGGTGCTTTAATAAAGGCATGCGCAAATGCTGGTCAG GTTGTTCGGGCACAAGAGGTGTACAATATGATCAGCAAATATAACATAAGAGGCACTCCAGAGCTTTACACCATTGCTATTAACAGTAGCAGCCTGACTGGTGATTGGGAATTTGCTTGCAATGTTTATAATGACATGAGAGAAAAAGGGGTCATCCCTGATGAG ATGTTTATCAGTGCATTTATAGATGTTGCAGGGCATTCTAATAAGCTGGAATCTGCCTTCGAAATCTTACAAAAGGCTAAAAGTGATGGTATGAATGTTGGAATCATATCATACAGCTCGTTGATGGGAGCATGTAGCAAT GCAAAAAATTGGCAGATGGCACTGGAGCTCCATGAGGAAATTAAAGACATGAATATAAAACCAACAATCTCAACAATGAATGCCTTAATAACTGCCTTGT GTGATGGCGATCAACTGCAGAAAGCACTCGAAGTTCTATCTGACATGAAGAAAGTAGGATTATGTCCAAACACTATTACATACTCCATTTTACTAGTGGCATGTGAAAA GAATGATGACCTAGAAGTTGGGCTTATGCTTCTTTCTCAAGCAAAAAAGGACGGCATTGCCCCAAATCTTGTTATGTGCAGGTGTTTAATAG CTTTATGCTTGCGCCGATTTGAGAAATCCTGTACACTTGGAGAGGATGTCTTGTCTTTGAATTCTGGAAGGCCACAGATCGATAGTAAATG GACATCGATAGTCTTAAGGGTTTACAGGGAAGCAATTATAGCTGGTGTGGTTCCTACAACTGAAGAGTTTTCACAGGTTTTGGGATGCTTGCGGCTTCCTCATGATTCGTCTTTGAGAGCTAGACTCATTGAAAATCTTGGAGTTATTGATAGTACATCAAATAACTCAAACCTTTGCTCACTACTCGATGGATTCGGGGAATATGATCCCCGTGCTTTCTCATTACTTGAG GAAGCTGCTTCACTTGGAATTCTCCCTTCTGTATCTTTCAAAGATATTCCAATAGTTGTTGATGTGCGAAACCTACAGATTCATAGTGCAGAG GTGTTTCTCCTTACAGTTCTAAAGAGTCTGAAACATCGTCTTGCCGCTG GTGTAAAGTTgcctaatataattatattactacCAATAGACAAAATACAAGTTCAGTCTTCAAAGGGGGACAAGATGATAAACCTTGCTGGAAG GACTAGCCGTGCAGTTGCAGCATTATTGAGGAGACTGGCAATACCATACATAGGAAATGAATCATTTGGGAAAATTAGAATTAATGGAGTAGTTGTAAAGAAATGGTTGCAGCCAAAACTTACTTCCCCTTTCAGGGGTAAACTATCAAATTTGAACTCATCTCAATCTCACCTTGGTAGAAACATTTCTCTGCAGCAACGTAACATACGAATCGGTAATCTGTCCCTGGAGTGA
- the LOC108227467 gene encoding pentatricopeptide repeat-containing protein MRL1, chloroplastic isoform X2, whose amino-acid sequence MMIFSPKSQTLSLLSSSNSAFTSPCSLRRQFVGSGHIFRPPGNLCYRKKWKKKKRIGFDIDASRGRLVVVKASISSQSIVVLIAVVAVSAITAAYLNYRQRKPKQHELPGPVDDQNTVHDKEDNAELASSSHSRTAILSSLPVLQAQSNAHPVDLDLEEEEIVVKQNAQESKSSSDLALSETVSQLDAALVLPNHTEIKVDQVDKLRHEIESSAATVSLNCVVSGVVELDKPNDETIDEARVDKYAGNGDSVRRELHTFYEANQSHVPPGENSDSVKPVHSHASSSETYSIYPLNRSYINGAKFSTLDILPTSGNHEGRPHLGFSAEVSFRKSKGSGKRHEFFSQNEREMIDQNGHRSSLISSYIKEKHINERRSRSERSTAYRRLLKEGRLVDCLELLEDMEKQNLLDMDKIYHAGFFRNCKTQRAVKEAFRFTKLIPNPTLSTFNMLLSVCASSQHLEAFQVMQLVQEAELKADCKLYTTLISTCAKCGKVDSMFKVFHEMVNAGVEPNVHTYGALIDGCAKVGMVAKAFGAYGIMRSKNVKPDRVVFNALISACGQSGAVDRAFDVLAEMRAETIPVDPDHVTVGALIKACANAGQVVRAQEVYNMISKYNIRGTPELYTIAINSSSLTGDWEFACNVYNDMREKGVIPDEMFISAFIDVAGHSNKLESAFEILQKAKSDGMNVGIISYSSLMGACSNAKNWQMALELHEEIKDMNIKPTISTMNALITALCDGDQLQKALEVLSDMKKVGLCPNTITYSILLVACEKNDDLEVGLMLLSQAKKDGIAPNLVMCRCLIALCLRRFEKSCTLGEDVLSLNSGRPQIDSKWTSIVLRVYREAIIAGVVPTTEEFSQVLGCLRLPHDSSLRARLIENLGVIDSTSNNSNLCSLLDGFGEYDPRAFSLLEEAASLGILPSVSFKDIPIVVDVRNLQIHSAEVFLLTVLKSLKHRLAAGVKLPNIIILLPIDKIQVQSSKGDKMINLAGRTSRAVAALLRRLAIPYIGNESFGKIRINGVVVKKWLQPKLTSPFRGKLSNLNSSQSHLGRNISLQQRNIRIGNLSLE is encoded by the exons atgatgattttctCTCCAAAATCTCAAACCCTATCTCTTCTCTCATCTTCTAATTCAGCTTTTACATCTCCTTGCTCTCTCCGCCGTCAATTTGTCGGCTCCGGCCACATATTCCGACCTCCGGGCAACCTCTGCTACCGGAAAAaatggaagaagaagaagaggataGGCTTTGACATTGACGCTTCCCGAGGCAGACTAGTCGTTGTCAAAGCTTCTATAAGTTCGCAATCCATCGTTGTGTTGATTGCAGTTGTTGCTGTTTCCGCCATTACTGCTGCTTATCTTAATTACCGTCAACGAAAGCCTAAACAGCACGag TTGCCTGGACCCGTAGATGATCAAAACACTGTCCATGACAAGGAAGATAATGCAGAGCTTGCGTCGTCGAGCCATTCTCGAACTGCAATTTTGTCTTCTCTACCTGTTCTGCAGGCCCAATCTAATGCTCACCCTGTCGACTTGGACTTGGAAGAGGAAGAAATCGTTGTGAAACAAAATGCTCAGGAAAGTAAATCCAGCTCTGACTTGGCCTTGTCAGAGACGGTTTCTCAACTAGATGCTGCACTTGTTCTACCTAATCATACGGAGATAAAGGTGGACCAAGTCGACAAACTGCGTCATGAAATTGAATCAAGTGCTGCAACAGTTTCTCTAAATTGTGTAGTTAGTGGAGTGGTTGAACTTGATAAACCAAATGATGAAACTATTGACGAAGCGCGTGTTGATAAATATGCTGGAAATGGAGATTCTGTCCGTCGAGAGCTCCACACATTTTATGAGGCTAATCAGTCTCATGTGCCACCCGGGGAAAATTCTGATAGTGTAAAGCCAGTGCATTCTCATGCTTCCTCTAGCGAAACTTATAGCATATATCCACTGAATAGGAGTTATATAAACGGAGCAAAATTTTCAACTCTGGACATTCTTCCTACTTCAG GGAATCATGAAGGAAGGCCTCATCTTGGATTTTCCGCAGAGGTTTCATTTCGAAAAAGCAAAGGCTCAGGAAAAAGACACGAGTTTTTCAGTCAAAATGAGAGAGAGATGATAGATCAGAATGGTCACAGAAGTTCATTAATCTCCTCTTACATAAAGGAAAAACACATCAACGAGAGACGTTCTCGTTCTGAAAGATCCACTGCTTACAGGCGCCTTCTGAAAGAAGGGAG GTTAGTGGACTGCTTAGAATTGCTTGAAGATATGGAAAAACAAAACTTGCTAGATATGGATAAG ATATATCATGCAGGATTCTTCCGGAACTGCAAAACACAAAGAGCTGTCAAAGAGGCTTTTCGTTTCACAAAGCTTATCCCTAATCCAACCTTAAGTACATTTAACATGCTTTTGTCTGTTTGTGCAAGTTCTCAACATCTTGAGG CTTTTCAAGTAATGCAACTTGTTCAGGAGGCTGAACTGAAAGCTGACTGCAAACTTTACACTACTCTTATATCAACTTGTGCAAAATGCGGAAAAGTTGATTCAATGTTTAAG GTTTTCCATGAAATGGTTAATGCTGGAGTGGAACCCAACGTCCATACATATGGTGCTCTAATTGACGGCTGTGCTAAAGTTGGGATGGTTGCCAAGGCATTTGGTGCTTATGGCATAATGAGATCTAAA AATGTGAAACCAGACCGAGTTGTATTCAATGCACTTATCTCAGCATGTGGTCAGTCTGGGGCGGTGGATCGTGCGTTTGATGTACTAGCAGAAATGAGAGCCGAGACCATTCCAGTTGATCCTGACCATGTTACTGTTGGTGCTTTAATAAAGGCATGCGCAAATGCTGGTCAG GTTGTTCGGGCACAAGAGGTGTACAATATGATCAGCAAATATAACATAAGAGGCACTCCAGAGCTTTACACCATTGCTATTAACAGTAGCAGCCTGACTGGTGATTGGGAATTTGCTTGCAATGTTTATAATGACATGAGAGAAAAAGGGGTCATCCCTGATGAG ATGTTTATCAGTGCATTTATAGATGTTGCAGGGCATTCTAATAAGCTGGAATCTGCCTTCGAAATCTTACAAAAGGCTAAAAGTGATGGTATGAATGTTGGAATCATATCATACAGCTCGTTGATGGGAGCATGTAGCAAT GCAAAAAATTGGCAGATGGCACTGGAGCTCCATGAGGAAATTAAAGACATGAATATAAAACCAACAATCTCAACAATGAATGCCTTAATAACTGCCTTGT GTGATGGCGATCAACTGCAGAAAGCACTCGAAGTTCTATCTGACATGAAGAAAGTAGGATTATGTCCAAACACTATTACATACTCCATTTTACTAGTGGCATGTGAAAA GAATGATGACCTAGAAGTTGGGCTTATGCTTCTTTCTCAAGCAAAAAAGGACGGCATTGCCCCAAATCTTGTTATGTGCAGGTGTTTAATAG CTTTATGCTTGCGCCGATTTGAGAAATCCTGTACACTTGGAGAGGATGTCTTGTCTTTGAATTCTGGAAGGCCACAGATCGATAGTAAATG GACATCGATAGTCTTAAGGGTTTACAGGGAAGCAATTATAGCTGGTGTGGTTCCTACAACTGAAGAGTTTTCACAGGTTTTGGGATGCTTGCGGCTTCCTCATGATTCGTCTTTGAGAGCTAGACTCATTGAAAATCTTGGAGTTATTGATAGTACATCAAATAACTCAAACCTTTGCTCACTACTCGATGGATTCGGGGAATATGATCCCCGTGCTTTCTCATTACTTGAG GAAGCTGCTTCACTTGGAATTCTCCCTTCTGTATCTTTCAAAGATATTCCAATAGTTGTTGATGTGCGAAACCTACAGATTCATAGTGCAGAG GTGTTTCTCCTTACAGTTCTAAAGAGTCTGAAACATCGTCTTGCCGCTG GTGTAAAGTTgcctaatataattatattactacCAATAGACAAAATACAAGTTCAGTCTTCAAAGGGGGACAAGATGATAAACCTTGCTGGAAG GACTAGCCGTGCAGTTGCAGCATTATTGAGGAGACTGGCAATACCATACATAGGAAATGAATCATTTGGGAAAATTAGAATTAATGGAGTAGTTGTAAAGAAATGGTTGCAGCCAAAACTTACTTCCCCTTTCAGGGGTAAACTATCAAATTTGAACTCATCTCAATCTCACCTTGGTAGAAACATTTCTCTGCAGCAACGTAACATACGAATCGGTAATCTGTCCCTGGAGTGA